From the Candidatus Bathyarchaeota archaeon genome, one window contains:
- the thiL gene encoding thiamine-phosphate kinase, whose protein sequence is MVGDRVGLGLSEQGIIKILKRNFESMPQMTVPFGDDVSAVPIDEGEVAVLKTDMLVGKTDVPRGMSLWQAARKAVVMTVSDFASKGVLPKAALVSLGLPRGLMRKDVEEIAKGLNAGAREYGTYIIGGDTNETSDLVVAIQLFGSTRSEGLMLRSGAKPGDILAVTGFFGKTAAGLRLLLEGFAAASGLRDVLVGSVCMPVARLKEGVALRGSGGVTACMDSSDGLAWCLHELGVQSNVGFVVSALPTAQDVNRFADFNGLDACELTLYGGEEYELVATINPKLWSQTEKAVEAAGGQLLPIGKATRNKQLILDTDGEKRPIKARGFEHFQRS, encoded by the coding sequence GTGGTTGGAGATAGAGTAGGCTTAGGCTTAAGTGAGCAGGGAATTATCAAGATTCTAAAACGAAACTTTGAATCCATGCCCCAGATGACTGTGCCCTTTGGCGACGACGTTTCTGCCGTGCCCATAGACGAGGGCGAAGTTGCAGTTTTAAAAACCGACATGCTCGTAGGCAAAACCGATGTCCCCCGCGGCATGAGCCTGTGGCAAGCTGCACGCAAAGCCGTAGTCATGACCGTTAGCGATTTCGCCTCAAAAGGAGTCCTGCCAAAAGCCGCCCTGGTCTCTTTGGGGCTCCCTCGCGGATTAATGCGCAAAGACGTAGAAGAAATCGCCAAAGGACTCAACGCAGGCGCACGCGAATACGGCACTTACATTATCGGCGGCGACACCAACGAAACCTCAGATTTAGTGGTGGCCATTCAGCTTTTTGGCTCAACCAGAAGTGAGGGTCTGATGCTGCGTAGCGGCGCAAAACCAGGCGATATTTTGGCTGTTACAGGCTTTTTTGGGAAGACTGCGGCGGGGTTGCGTTTGTTGCTGGAGGGTTTTGCGGCGGCGTCTGGTTTGCGTGATGTTTTAGTGGGTTCGGTTTGTATGCCTGTGGCGCGTTTGAAGGAGGGAGTGGCTTTGCGTGGTTCGGGGGGTGTGACGGCGTGCATGGATTCTAGTGATGGTTTGGCGTGGTGCTTGCATGAGCTTGGAGTACAGAGCAACGTGGGTTTTGTGGTTTCAGCATTGCCTACCGCGCAGGACGTAAACCGTTTTGCAGACTTTAACGGCTTAGACGCCTGCGAGTTGACGCTATACGGAGGCGAAGAATACGAACTCGTAGCAACAATCAACCCCAAACTATGGAGTCAAACCGAAAAAGCTGTGGAAGCCGCAGGCGGACAACTACTCCCCATAGGCAAAGCCACCCGCAACAAACAACTAATCCTTGACACCGACGGTGAGAAACGCCCCATCAAAGCCCGCGGATTCGAACATTTCCAGCGTTCCTAA
- a CDS encoding DUF1724 domain-containing protein yields MTTKTDGAYQLTSVGLIGAHICKNYQNALRVTEEFKEFWLTHDITPIPSHLLLTLGDLQESTLIQTDKTNLSKVYDTFLQILLASKRVRGISPIFHQDYVPVIEHLLNQGNKVELILTTDILNKTLTATRIQNLSSNMKDGSLKLYLNENLKVALTITEKNFSLGLFGHDGAYDDSMDLISLSPKAVQWGEKLFQQTLLDSTQIDPDSGNLRKKG; encoded by the coding sequence ATGACCACCAAAACTGATGGCGCATACCAATTAACGTCTGTAGGGCTTATCGGAGCACATATATGTAAGAATTACCAAAATGCGCTTCGGGTCACAGAAGAATTCAAGGAGTTCTGGCTAACCCATGACATAACCCCTATTCCATCGCATCTCTTGCTCACATTAGGAGACCTTCAAGAATCCACGTTAATCCAAACCGACAAAACTAACCTAAGCAAAGTTTACGACACGTTTCTGCAGATTCTGCTTGCATCCAAAAGGGTGAGGGGAATATCCCCAATATTCCATCAAGACTACGTCCCCGTTATAGAGCATCTTCTTAACCAAGGAAACAAGGTTGAACTCATACTCACCACGGATATCCTCAACAAGACCCTTACTGCAACTAGAATCCAAAACCTAAGCAGCAACATGAAAGACGGGTCGTTAAAACTTTATCTAAACGAGAACCTAAAAGTTGCATTGACAATCACGGAGAAAAACTTTAGTTTAGGCCTCTTTGGACATGACGGAGCATACGATGACAGCATGGACCTCATCAGCCTTAGCCCAAAAGCTGTACAATGGGGCGAAAAACTGTTCCAGCAAACCCTACTCGACAGCACGCAAATAGACCCTGACTCTGGCAACCTACGTAAAAAAGGATGA
- a CDS encoding UbiA family prenyltransferase, whose product MFKEIAKFITSSSLLLALDAPLIVLFGYLLYGTQINYAILVAASLAVFAIYNLNKATDKVEDAINRPEAASRSTKHYVTSAAVSLSASLAIGAFINPIAFAILIVPILVGLLYSIKIIPGVPRLKELTGAKSFVVAFSWSIYGTFLPVVLQAADPSKITLVFSYIFMQVLVNTILFDVLDTKGDAISGVKTIPLALGKAKTRFFLIISNSTLALWLAFCVIEGLFIQFVPALLFGIIYGYFIIWHFLKNPNQRLRAELLIDGQWIPIVALMKLFIR is encoded by the coding sequence ATGTTTAAAGAAATAGCGAAATTTATAACCTCTTCGTCTCTTCTTTTAGCTTTAGATGCTCCTTTGATTGTTCTTTTTGGGTATTTGTTGTATGGCACCCAAATTAACTATGCAATACTTGTGGCGGCATCTTTGGCGGTTTTTGCCATTTACAACCTAAACAAAGCCACGGATAAAGTTGAAGACGCCATCAACCGACCTGAAGCAGCATCACGAAGCACCAAACATTACGTTACCTCTGCAGCAGTTTCTCTAAGTGCAAGCTTGGCCATAGGTGCTTTCATAAACCCCATAGCCTTCGCCATACTGATAGTCCCCATCCTTGTCGGGTTGCTATACAGCATCAAAATCATCCCAGGCGTACCCCGCCTCAAAGAACTCACAGGCGCCAAAAGCTTTGTAGTAGCGTTTAGCTGGAGCATATATGGGACATTCCTCCCCGTTGTCTTACAAGCCGCAGACCCCTCAAAAATCACCTTAGTCTTCTCATACATCTTCATGCAAGTCCTCGTAAACACCATCCTCTTCGACGTCCTAGACACCAAAGGCGACGCAATATCGGGAGTCAAAACCATACCCCTAGCACTAGGCAAAGCAAAAACCCGATTCTTCCTCATAATCTCAAACAGCACCCTCGCCCTATGGCTCGCGTTCTGCGTAATAGAAGGACTATTCATCCAATTCGTACCCGCCCTACTCTTTGGCATCATCTACGGATACTTCATCATCTGGCACTTCCTCAAAAACCCCAACCAACGCCTCCGCGCAGAACTCCTCATCGACGGACAATGGATACCCATCGTCGCCCTCATGAAACTCTTCATACGATAA